One stretch of Weissella koreensis KACC 15510 DNA includes these proteins:
- a CDS encoding DUF1831 domain-containing protein, with protein sequence MAFTKEVTILGDDITYEINPTLKKYALTDVGFVKSNAGTYVMQRALQPDKGLENSVKLKVAINGSVDGFKMKVVNASGNTNINIFKSNNQSDLVELLRYYLDELVSREIIKIK encoded by the coding sequence ATGGCTTTTACAAAAGAGGTAACAATTTTAGGGGATGATATTACATATGAAATCAATCCAACCTTGAAAAAATATGCTCTTACGGATGTTGGGTTTGTTAAAAGTAATGCGGGAACTTATGTTATGCAACGTGCACTGCAACCGGATAAAGGATTAGAAAATTCGGTTAAATTAAAAGTAGCCATAAATGGAAGTGTTGATGGTTTTAAAATGAAGGTTGTGAATGCTTCTGGAAATACCAATATTAATATTTTTAAGTCAAATAATCAGTCCGATTTAGTGGAATTGTTGCGATACTATCTCGATGAATTGGTTAGTCGTGAAATTATAAAAATAAAATAA
- a CDS encoding YfcE family phosphodiesterase, translating into MDYLIVSDIHGDRSILEKIVNHYVDQVQAMFFNGDSELKADDELFQQIQPVIGNMDFDSLFPDDRLYGDRWIKIYQTHGHLYHTESDLNLIREHVAPLDANVVTLGHTHQLGAEMIDGKLFINPGSISLPRGPYAYLKGTYAILSVQPKQLDVQFYNRELEPVEEMSFSFNRQK; encoded by the coding sequence ATGGATTATTTAATCGTTTCAGATATTCACGGTGATCGCTCTATTTTAGAAAAAATTGTGAACCATTATGTTGATCAAGTGCAGGCAATGTTTTTCAATGGTGATTCAGAATTGAAAGCTGATGATGAACTGTTTCAGCAAATTCAACCAGTTATTGGGAACATGGACTTCGATTCATTGTTTCCTGATGATCGATTATATGGTGACCGTTGGATTAAAATTTATCAAACGCACGGTCATTTATACCATACTGAATCAGATTTAAATCTGATTCGAGAACATGTAGCACCCTTGGATGCCAATGTTGTAACATTGGGACATACACATCAATTAGGGGCCGAAATGATTGATGGAAAATTATTTATTAACCCTGGATCTATTTCACTTCCTCGAGGACCTTATGCCTATTTAAAGGGGACTTATGCTATTTTATCGGTTCAACCAAAACAGTTAGACGTACAATTTTATAATCGAGAATTAGAGCCAGTGGAAGAAATGAGTTTTAGTTTTAATCGTCAAAAGTAA